One genomic window of Eggerthella timonensis includes the following:
- the nadE gene encoding NAD(+) synthase, with protein MENSERYRLCVEALEGFMNGAGFTDVVIGLSGGMDSSLVAVMCVDALGADRVHGVLMPGPYSTDHSVDDALELAHNLGLEPCTVSIAESYRAFESALADACGGQLEGLAAENTQARCRMVCLMALSNTYGWMLVNTGNKSEAMMGYSTLYGDTAGAFAPIGGLYKTDVFAVARWRNAQAEAVGATPPIPEHVFTKPPSAELSPEQEDEKSMGIDYATLDRLLKAHIERGLDAAALVAEGFDAVDVERVLRTVRATAFKRALEPPCPHETFYV; from the coding sequence TTGGAGAACAGCGAACGGTATCGCCTCTGCGTCGAAGCGCTCGAGGGCTTCATGAACGGCGCCGGGTTCACCGACGTCGTCATCGGATTGTCGGGCGGCATGGATTCGAGCCTCGTGGCCGTCATGTGCGTGGACGCGCTCGGTGCCGACCGCGTCCACGGTGTGCTCATGCCGGGGCCGTACTCCACTGATCATTCGGTGGACGATGCGCTTGAGCTTGCGCATAACCTGGGCCTCGAGCCGTGCACGGTATCCATTGCCGAGTCATACCGGGCGTTCGAATCTGCGCTGGCCGACGCGTGCGGCGGTCAGCTCGAAGGATTGGCCGCCGAGAACACGCAGGCGCGCTGCCGCATGGTGTGCCTCATGGCGTTGTCGAACACCTACGGGTGGATGCTCGTGAACACGGGCAACAAGAGCGAGGCCATGATGGGCTACTCTACGCTGTACGGCGATACGGCCGGCGCTTTCGCCCCTATCGGCGGCCTGTACAAAACCGACGTGTTCGCCGTAGCACGCTGGAGAAACGCCCAGGCTGAAGCCGTGGGCGCGACCCCTCCCATCCCCGAGCACGTGTTCACGAAGCCGCCGAGCGCCGAGCTTTCGCCCGAGCAGGAGGACGAGAAGAGCATGGGCATCGATTATGCGACGCTCGACCGTCTGCTGAAAGCGCATATCGAACGCGGGTTGGACGCGGCGGCGCTGGTAGCCGAAGGGTTCGATGCCGTCGATGTCGAACGCGTGCTGCGAACGGTGCGCGCGACGGCGTTCAAACGCGCGCTCGAGCCCCCCTGTCCGCACGAAACATTCTACGTCTAG
- the hypB gene encoding hydrogenase nickel incorporation protein HypB codes for MQIDLKQPILQKNDAIASELRQRFAENHVFVLDLLASPGSGKTSTILATIDALRDEFNIAVIEGDIASNVDAEKIKAQGIAAVQINTGGACHLESAMIKRAVDVLDLERLDLIIVENVGNLVCPTDFDLGENAKVMILSVPEGDDKPLKYPGVFQVAEAVVLNKVDTMPVFNFDRTAFDEAVAQLNPQAPIFPIAATKGDGVEAWTEWLAERIRAV; via the coding sequence ATGCAAATCGATCTGAAGCAGCCGATCCTCCAGAAGAACGACGCGATCGCTTCCGAGTTGCGTCAGCGCTTCGCCGAAAACCACGTGTTCGTGCTCGACTTGCTGGCCAGCCCCGGCTCGGGTAAGACGTCTACCATCCTGGCCACCATCGACGCGCTGCGCGACGAGTTCAACATCGCGGTCATCGAGGGCGATATCGCCAGCAACGTGGATGCCGAGAAGATCAAGGCGCAGGGCATCGCCGCCGTGCAGATCAACACGGGCGGTGCATGCCATCTCGAAAGCGCGATGATCAAGCGTGCCGTCGACGTGCTCGACCTCGAACGCCTCGACCTCATCATCGTGGAGAACGTGGGCAACCTCGTGTGCCCCACCGATTTCGACCTGGGCGAGAACGCCAAGGTGATGATCCTGTCCGTGCCCGAGGGCGACGACAAGCCCCTCAAGTACCCCGGCGTGTTCCAGGTTGCCGAGGCCGTGGTGCTCAACAAGGTGGATACCATGCCGGTGTTTAACTTCGACCGTACTGCATTCGACGAGGCGGTCGCGCAGCTGAACCCGCAGGCACCCATCTTCCCGATCGCCGCCACGAAGGGCGACGGCGTCGAAGCTTGGACCGAATGGCTGGCTGAGCGCATTCGCGCCGTGTAG
- a CDS encoding Sec-independent protein translocase subunit TatA/TatB, with amino-acid sequence MFGIGGFELFLILLFGFLIFGPDKLPAMAKTLGKAINKFRSAQEEMNKVIKTEVYDPTSDEPFKNPLEALSKVGEIGKDDKAEKTESFSERKAKYDKERAAKKAAEAEKAASGDAAAPAAAAATTAAAAKPVAKPDGSFAKPEAPKPAEAKPAAKPAAATAAKPKPSPDELYGTKPAAKKPAAPSAAAKPAAKPAAAKPAAGSKPAAAKSPAASKPASKPAAKPTAAKAAAASKPAAKTDAEKAAARSAAAKKAAATRAANRKAVEAAAKANTNEKGE; translated from the coding sequence TTGTTTGGTATAGGTGGATTCGAGCTATTCCTCATTTTGCTGTTCGGGTTCCTGATTTTCGGACCCGACAAGCTGCCTGCCATGGCGAAAACGCTGGGGAAGGCCATCAACAAGTTCCGAAGCGCTCAAGAGGAAATGAACAAGGTTATCAAGACGGAGGTCTACGACCCTACGTCCGACGAGCCGTTCAAGAATCCGCTTGAGGCGCTGTCGAAGGTCGGCGAGATCGGCAAAGACGACAAGGCCGAGAAGACCGAGAGCTTCTCCGAGCGCAAGGCGAAGTACGATAAGGAGCGCGCTGCCAAGAAAGCTGCCGAGGCCGAGAAGGCCGCAAGCGGCGACGCTGCCGCCCCCGCTGCCGCCGCTGCGACGACGGCGGCTGCAGCCAAGCCCGTGGCGAAGCCCGACGGCTCGTTCGCCAAGCCCGAAGCTCCGAAACCTGCGGAAGCGAAGCCGGCTGCCAAGCCCGCCGCCGCGACCGCCGCAAAGCCGAAACCGTCGCCCGACGAGCTCTACGGCACGAAGCCCGCAGCCAAGAAACCGGCGGCTCCTTCTGCAGCAGCAAAACCTGCCGCGAAGCCCGCAGCCGCGAAGCCCGCGGCCGGCAGCAAGCCTGCAGCCGCGAAGTCCCCGGCAGCTTCGAAGCCCGCATCCAAGCCCGCCGCGAAGCCCACGGCTGCAAAAGCCGCGGCCGCTTCCAAGCCCGCTGCGAAAACCGACGCCGAAAAGGCAGCTGCCCGTTCGGCGGCCGCGAAGAAGGCCGCAGCCACGCGCGCGGCGAACCGGAAGGCCGTCGAAGCGGCTGCCAAAGCCAACACAAACGAGAAGGGGGAATAA
- the tatC gene encoding twin-arginine translocase subunit TatC: MPVGPARMPLFDHLGELRMRLVRIIACLAIAVVVFYMATPIMGQFLLLPISEFLPTDASGFASLQAIDPFEAFSTRFKISLWASVVACAPVILWQILAFFLPALKPSERKWFIPTFAAAVGLFIFGTIFCYLVILNPAFQWLTDQANGLGTVAPRMSSYIDMIIKFELGFGFAFELPLIVFYLVIFDVVPYKKLRGSWRTVYVVLMVVSAMATPDASPVTMLLMFAALLVLYEGSLFIARIVLRNRIKKQTEELDAEEAEERAEELALKKTKAKKAK; the protein is encoded by the coding sequence ATGCCCGTCGGACCGGCACGAATGCCCCTATTCGATCACCTGGGCGAGCTTCGCATGCGCCTGGTGCGCATCATCGCATGCCTCGCCATCGCCGTGGTTGTCTTCTACATGGCCACGCCTATCATGGGCCAGTTCTTGCTGCTGCCTATCTCGGAATTTCTTCCGACGGATGCGTCCGGGTTCGCTTCTTTGCAAGCGATTGACCCGTTCGAGGCGTTTTCCACGCGCTTCAAGATTTCGTTATGGGCGTCGGTTGTGGCGTGCGCTCCCGTAATTCTGTGGCAGATCCTTGCGTTCTTCCTGCCGGCTCTCAAGCCGAGCGAGCGCAAGTGGTTCATCCCGACGTTTGCAGCTGCGGTTGGCCTGTTCATTTTTGGAACGATCTTCTGCTATCTGGTCATTCTGAATCCCGCGTTTCAATGGCTCACGGATCAGGCGAACGGCCTTGGCACCGTCGCTCCCCGTATGTCATCGTATATTGACATGATTATCAAGTTCGAACTGGGCTTCGGCTTCGCGTTCGAACTGCCGCTTATCGTGTTCTACCTCGTCATCTTCGATGTCGTTCCGTACAAGAAGCTTCGCGGGAGCTGGCGCACGGTGTACGTTGTGCTCATGGTCGTTTCCGCTATGGCCACACCGGACGCATCCCCGGTTACCATGCTGCTCATGTTCGCCGCCTTGCTCGTGCTGTATGAAGGAAGCTTGTTTATCGCCCGCATCGTGTTGCGCAACCGCATCAAGAAGCAAACGGAAGAGCTCGACGCCGAAGAGGCGGAGGAGCGCGCCGAGGAGCTGGCGCTCAAGAAGACGAAGGCCAAGAAAGCCAAGTAG
- a CDS encoding CASC3 protein CASC3, translating into MGTNQKLTAQQKSERVRAAQERERKEKERREAAARTKKIFTIVVCVILVLALGIPTVALAFLGSGS; encoded by the coding sequence ATGGGAACGAACCAGAAGCTGACGGCTCAGCAGAAGAGCGAACGCGTCCGCGCCGCACAGGAGCGCGAACGCAAGGAGAAAGAGCGTCGCGAGGCGGCGGCGCGCACCAAGAAGATATTCACCATCGTCGTGTGCGTCATCCTCGTGCTGGCGCTCGGCATCCCCACGGTGGCGCTCGCCTTCCTCGGAAGCGGCTCGTAA
- a CDS encoding hydrogenase maturation nickel metallochaperone HypA yields MHELGIMTGVMDAVTSSAQQAGATCVLKVSLSVGEMTEAIEDALMFAFEALSEQREYALCEGAELEITMVRPKSRCLECGAEYEHDRFHMLCPECNSFATELIAGRELQIDSIEVDLPDEDDDDEENED; encoded by the coding sequence ATGCACGAATTGGGAATCATGACGGGCGTGATGGACGCGGTGACGTCGTCGGCGCAGCAGGCCGGAGCCACGTGCGTGCTGAAAGTGAGCCTGTCGGTGGGCGAGATGACCGAGGCCATCGAAGACGCGCTCATGTTCGCGTTCGAGGCTCTGTCGGAGCAGCGCGAATACGCGCTGTGCGAAGGCGCCGAACTTGAGATCACCATGGTGCGACCGAAAAGCCGCTGCCTGGAATGCGGTGCCGAGTACGAGCACGACCGCTTCCACATGCTGTGCCCGGAATGCAACAGCTTCGCCACCGAGCTCATCGCCGGCCGCGAGCTGCAGATCGACTCGATTGAGGTCGACCTACCCGATGAAGACGACGATGACGAGGAGAACGAGGACTAA